A genomic segment from Saprospiraceae bacterium encodes:
- a CDS encoding T9SS type A sorting domain-containing protein — MNLKTTFIAFLLVFSSISLSAQCGSIVGTCPSSVTTVQQLTNCVLGGATSISISSDLTIPCDYDLSGISITLTANTDIRFTGNILLSNTTSFPINPASSSLQIGGILFTKNGDPSYADLNAALALIPNGTTISVAALLALLPVEFISFTGKAEKGNAMLHWATATESNNKQFEVEHSLDGKQFKTIEIIPGGGTSFERLDYAFEHKAVSSGLNYYRLRQVDYDGTYAYSDVISIQFSRRKVDVNVFPNPNKGAFTIITESGVAPTQVQLYNMLGQEFQLVSNEAGDYALPQRVQGGTYILKLQIEGATHFERLLIQ; from the coding sequence ATGAATTTGAAAACTACATTTATTGCTTTTCTTTTGGTATTCAGTAGTATTAGCCTTTCGGCCCAGTGCGGGTCTATTGTAGGAACTTGTCCGAGTTCTGTGACTACTGTTCAACAACTAACCAATTGTGTTTTAGGGGGGGCAACCTCGATTAGTATTAGCTCAGATTTGACCATTCCCTGCGATTACGACTTATCGGGTATTTCGATAACGTTGACTGCAAATACAGATATTCGGTTTACGGGAAATATATTGCTGAGTAACACCACTTCCTTTCCAATTAATCCAGCAAGTTCATCGCTTCAGATTGGAGGAATTCTCTTCACTAAAAATGGTGACCCTAGTTATGCGGACTTAAATGCAGCCTTAGCCCTCATTCCTAACGGTACGACGATTAGTGTTGCCGCATTATTGGCACTTCTCCCCGTTGAGTTCATTTCCTTTACCGGAAAGGCTGAAAAAGGCAATGCTATGTTGCATTGGGCGACGGCCACAGAGTCCAACAATAAGCAATTTGAGGTGGAGCATAGCTTGGATGGGAAGCAGTTTAAAACAATCGAGATCATTCCTGGCGGAGGCACCAGCTTTGAAAGATTGGATTACGCTTTTGAACATAAGGCGGTGTCGTCTGGCCTTAACTACTATCGTTTACGACAAGTCGATTATGATGGAACTTATGCTTATTCAGATGTGATCTCCATTCAATTTTCAAGAAGAAAGGTAGACGTCAATGTGTTTCCTAACCCTAATAAAGGGGCATTTACGATAATCACTGAATCAGGCGTGGCACCCACGCAAGTACAGTTATATAATATGTTGGGACAGGAGTTTCAATTGGTGTCAAATGAAGCCGGTGATTACGCCTTACCTCAGCGGGTGCAGGGGGGTACTTATATCTTGAAATTACAAATAGAGGGAGCTACCCATTTTGAGCGATTGCTCATTCAGTAG